GAGACAGGTTGGTTGCTATCTACTAGAAGTGTTGGTTGCTTGAGGGGAAGGTGGCTCCAGTACGAGAGGAACGAGCCGTCGGCGCCACTGGTCTACCGGTTGTCTGACAAGGCAGTGCCGGGCAGCTACGCGCTAGATTATAAAGGCTGAAAGCATCTAAGCCTGAGGTTTCCCCCGAAAATAAGCAACTTTTGGACATGGGTAGAAGACCTGATTGATGGGGTAGGGGTGTAAGCTTCGAGGTTTTCGGACCGAGTTGTTCAGCCCGCTATTTCCAACGTCCATTTGGTGTGATTTCATTAGCATTTGTTAGTCTAATTGGTTTTTTGTTTGTTCTGGTTAGGTGTTTACAGTTTGGGTGAAGTGTATGCATGGAAAAGTTTAAATAGTCCGTTTTTTATATTCATATTATGGTTCGGCGACCATAGCGGAGGGGTTACACCTGGTCTCGTTTCGATCCCAGAAGTAAAGTCCTCCTGCGTTTTAAGTGGTACTATAATGTCTTTTATGGGAAGCTTAAAACGTTGCCGGCCACTCTCATAATCACATTTTGGTTTATTTTTTTATAACTGAAAATTTTTTTAAATATATTAAGTTCTTTTTGATATAATTTTATTCAATTTAATAATAATCTCGCAAAAGTAAATGTTTGTATGGGATTCGTAAAAGGTTCCATCAAAAAGCTTATCTTAACCAATTACAAAATAGTTACTGTCATATCATTATTTTGACTGGTGCCTACGGTCCTTCTATGAGGTTGGCTGAGCCTTCTATGATTAGGAGAAACCCAGTACTGGACAGACTGCCTGCTTCGAGGGTTGCTCGGGGAGGAAAGGGTGAACTACCTGTGAACCAGTGAGTTAGTATGCAGGCAAAATTACTTAACCTTTATTTTTATATTATTTTTAAAAATTAATTCTAAATAATTTATTTCATTACTTTTAAATTAGTTCTAGGATATCTAATAGTTATTTTACTTTAAAAAATAATTATTTAAAAAATAGTTTAAGTTAAATAAAGCTTTACATTATTCCGCCACGTCTTATTCTTTTAATTACTACATGTGCTACATCTTCTGCATTATTAAATGGAAAGTCTTCTTCTACAAGGGAAGTTATAGCATCTTCTACTGTTATTTCAAATCCTGGAGCTCTGCACACTCCTCCTCTACCATGGGGAAATGATTCCATAAGTTTATCATAGTTATTTATTGGAAAGTCTGCTCCTTTTAATGCATTAACAATTCTATCATGTAATTCTTCATCAATACCCATCATTCAACCTCCTTTGTTATACTAATTATGATTTGTAATAAATATAAATTTAATTGTAATAATTTTATTAGTGTAATTTCCATTGAGGCGGGTAAAAATTTCTTTTAAAATACAAAAATTAAATTTTTCAACGTATTAAAATTATTTATAATTCCTTTTTATA
This genomic window from Methanobacterium veterum contains:
- a CDS encoding MTH865 family protein, which produces MMGIDEELHDRIVNALKGADFPINNYDKLMESFPHGRGGVCRAPGFEITVEDAITSLVEEDFPFNNAEDVAHVVIKRIRRGGIM